DNA sequence from the Labrys wisconsinensis genome:
CTTCGACAATATCGCCTTTCCCCTGAGCATCCGGAAAAGGCCGAGCAGAGACATCCAAGACCGCGTCCGGGACATGCTTGCCCTCGTGCGCCTGGACGGCTTCGAGGAGCGCCGCCCCGATCAGCTCTCCGGCGGCCAACAGCAACGGGTGGCCCTGGCTCGCGCGCTCGCGTTCGAGCCGGACGTGCTCCTCCTGGACGAGCCGATGGGCGCGCTCGACCGCGGCCTGCGGACCGAGCTCCAGGCGGAGCTGCGCGACCTGCAACGAAGGCTCGGCGTCACGACCGTCCTGGTGACGCACGATCAGGAGGAGGCGCTGTCGCTGTCGGACCGCGTTGCCGTGCTGGCGCTGGGGCAGCTTCAGCAGATCGCAACGCCGGAGGAAATCTATCGGCGACCCCGCAATGCGTTCGTGGCCGGCCTGCTGGGGGCTGCCAACATCCTTGAGGGACGCATGGAAACCGGGGCCGATGGCCGGCGCGGCCTGCGCGCCCCGACGGGAGAGCTTCTCAGGGTCGACGCGCCCTTCGAGGCCCAGGAGGGCAGCCGCCTCCAATGCCTGATCCGTCCGGAAGGACTGCGGGTCGCCTTACGCGACGACTCCGAGGGCGCGCTCAGGGCCGTCGTCAGCGACGCCGTCTTTCTCGGCCAGGCGGCGCGATATCACCTGACCACGGAAGCAGGCCGATCCCTGGTTGCATCCAGCGCCCCTGCAGGCCCTTCCCTCCTTCGCCGCGGTGATGCCGTCATGGTAAGCTGGGATGAGGCCGACATATGGGTCTTTCCCGAGAGCGACGGCGCACCAGGCCCGCGATGACGATGGGGAGTGACGGTGAGATTTTCTCACGCTCGAAGGATATGCCTGGGCTCCCTGCTGTCCGCGGCGATGACGCTGCCGACGCTGGCCGGGCCGGTGACGGAAATCCGCATCCTCGCGGGTGGCGGCCCATCCGGCCGGGCGGTCGAGCAGGCCTATATCAAGCCGTTCACGGCCAAGAACGGCGTCAAGGTCGTCCGCGAGACCCTGACCGCGCCGCCTCTCGGGGCGCTTCGCGCCATCGTGGCATCGGGGCACAGCGACGCGGTCCTTCTCGAGGTCGGAGGCCCCGGGGTCGCGGCGGCCAAACGGCTCGGGCTCATCGAGCCGCTGGATTGGGCCGCGATCGATCCCGCCCCGCTGTATCCCGAAGCCAGGGATACCCATGCCCTTGGCTATCAGTATTTTTCCGTCGCAGCCGTGTGGCGGGCGGATGCCAAGCCCATTGCGACATGGCGCGATTTCTGGGATGTCGCTGCGTTTCCGGGGCGGCGCTCCCTGCCCGACAATCCGTATTATGCCCTTCCCATCGCGCTGCTCGCCGACGGCGTGCCGCCGGAGCAGCTCTACCCCCTCGATCTGGATCGCGCCTTTCGCAGCCTGCAGCGGCTCGAAGAGAATGTTGCCGTCTGGTGGTCAACGGGGCAGCAGCCGGTGCAGCTCCTGCTCGACAACGAGGTCCAGTATGCGGCGGCCTATTCGGGCCGCGCGGTGCGCGATCCGCGGTTGCGCTATACCTTCAACCAGGGGCTCCTGGCCGTGAGCTATTTCGTGGTTCCCAAAGGGGCGCCGCCCGAGCACAAATCGGCCGCATGGAAGCTGCTTCACGAAATGACGCTGCCCCAGAACCAGGCGGTTGCCGCCGGCATCGTCTCGTACACGGGCAGCAGCACCGACCTCGATTCCCTCCTGCCGGCTGACCGGCTCGCGGAATTCCCCACGGCCCGCGAGAATCGGCAGAAGCAAATACCGGCCAACGACCAATATTGGTCCGACCATTCCGACATGGTCGAGCAGAGATGGCAGGAATTCAAGCTGGGGCTCTAGAGTATGATCGCTTCAAGTTGAATCGATCACACTCTCTATCTCTTTGTTTTTACGCATTGTCTTAACGCGAACCGAGTGCTGGTTCGCTGAAAAATGCTCTGGCACGCTCGGAATCAGATCCACACCGTACGAGGGCAGATGTGGCTGGAAGCATGCACGGCTGGCTCGACAAACGCCGATCGATCCGCTCGCTCGGCTATGTCCTGCCGTTGCTCATCCTGATGCTCTTCGCATTCGACCTGCCCATGCTCGGAGTCCTTGCTTTCAGCCTCTCGCCGCCGGATGTCACGCTTGCCGCGTATCGCGAAATTCTCGAAACGCCAAGCTACCTCAGGATCATCGGTCGAACGGTCGGAATCGCGGCCCTGACAACCCTCATCTGCGTCGCCGTCGCCTATCCCGTCGCCTACTGGATGAGGGGGCTCTCCGCGCGCGGGCGTCTGCTGGCGGTCGCGCTCATCGTCACGCCGTTCTGGGTCAGCGTCCTCGTGCGCACCTACGCCCTGATCGTCCTGCTCGGTTCGGCCGGGATCGTCAATTCGATCCTGCTCTATGCCGGACTCGCCAGCAAGCCGATCCCGTTCCTCTACAACACGGTCGGCGTCACGATCGGCACGGTCAATGCGCTGCTGCCGCTCGCGATCCTGCCTCTCTTCGCCGCCATGGCGAGGGTTGACGAGCGGCTGCTGCAAGCCGCAGCCACCCTGGGCGCTGACGAAGCCACCATCTTCCGGCGCGTGCTGTTGCCGCTGACCTTTCCGGCCTTGGCCACGGCATCCATCCTGGTCTTTTCGATGACCCTCGGATTTTACGTCACGCCGGCCATTCTCGGGGGCGGGCGCGTGCCGATGATCGTCAGCCTGCTCGATCTGTTCATCAATCGCCTGCCGCGCTGGGAGCTGGCTTGCGCCCTGTCGATCGGCCTCATGGGCATTGCCGTCGGCGGGTATTGCCTGAGCCTGGGCATCGGACGCCCCCAGAGGGAGATCCGCTGACATGGCTGGGCGACAGGGGGCGGAAGGGCATGCCCGGGCGACGAGCGCCGCCTGGCATCGTCCGCGGGCCACCCGGCTGGTGAGCCGCGGTCTCGCCGTCCTCTTTGCGCTTGTCGTGGCCTTCCTCTGCGGGCCTGCGGCCATCGTCGTGTCGATGTCGTTCTCGAGCGCGAGCTCCCTGCAATTTCCCCCGCCCGGCCTGTCGCTGCGCTGGTATGCGGCGTTCCTGACCGATCCCGGATGGCTGGCGGCGGTTCGAACCTCGTTTGCCGTCGCCTTCGTCGCAAGTGTCGGCGCGCTGATCGTGGGAAGCCTGGGCGCCTACGGCCTGGTCCGCGGCAGTTTCCGCGGCCGCTCGACAATGGCGTTCAATGCCATCGCCCCTCTCATGGTGCCCCATATCGTTCTGGCGATTGCGCTCTACATCCTGTTCGCGCGCACCGGCCTGCTCGGCACTCTGACGGGCTTGATGATCGCGCACACCGTGCTTGCCGTTCCTTACGTCGTGCTCGTCATGACGGCGGCGCTGCGTGCCTTCGACGTGCGGCTGGAGCAGGCAGCCTATACCCTGGGCGCGTCGTGGAGGGTGTTCGTCTGGCGGATCCTGCTGCCCAATCTTTTGCCGAGCTTGGCGATCGCCTGGATTTTCGCCTTCGCGACGAGCTTCGACGAAGTCACCGTCACGGTCTTTCTCGCGGGGCCTTACGAGACGGTGCCCAAGCGCATGTTCAGCGAGCTGATGGTCGAGGTCGATCCAATCATCACGGTCGTCGCGTCGCTGACCATCGCCTTGAGCCTGATCGGCATCGCCGCGATGGCTCCCGTGGCGCGCCGCCTCGGCATGCTGCCGCTCGGCCACGCCCTTTCACGCCCGTCAAATTGATGCCGCCCCGAGGCTGAGCCCGCCGCAGACATACAGGTTCTGGCCGGTGATGAACCCGGCATCGGCCTGGAGGAAGAACGCGACGGCGGCGGCTACATCTTCGGGACGACCCATGCGGCCGACGGGGATCGAGCGCGTCAGATGCTGGACGGCGGGGTCGTCGGCTTTGCTGTTCTGGCGAAACATCTCCGTCTCGATAGGCCCTGGACTGACTGCGTTGAGCGTGATGCCGTCGGGTGCCAGCTCGAGAGCCAGGCTCCGGCTCAAGCCGATGACGCCAGCCTTGGTCATGCCGTAGAGCGTGCGATGGGTCTTGCCGAGCGCTGCGCGGCTGCCGAGATTGACGATGCGGCCATGACGACGTTGCCGCATCTGCGGCGTGACGGCCTGGATGCATTGCAGCACGGCCCGGACGTTGAGCTCGATGAGGCGGCGAAGGTCGGGCCACGAGAGATCGTCGATGCCCGACACGGAGACCGCGGCAGCGTTGTTGACGAGATTGTCGATGCGATGCCGCTGCGTCACTTCAGCGAGCACGCGTTCGGTTGCGACTTCGTCGCTGAGATCCACGGCGTACCACATGCCGGGGCAGCCTCGCGCTCGACTGCGGGAGAGATGGATGACCTCATGGCCATCGGCCACGAGCCGTTCCGCAATGGCGAGCCCGATGCCGCGGCTCGCGCCGGTGATGAGCGTCACCGGAGGCTGGTCAGAGGAAGAGAGCATCGGCGCCAGCCTCACTCCACGGCGGTCGTCGGATCGTCGCCGCGCGGCAAACGCGCGGCCCGCATCGCGCGCAAGCGGCCGATGCAAGCCTGAACGTCGTCGAACGGAAGATCATTGATCTCGCGCAACGGGAGTTCCCACCATCGCACGTCGAGCAGGTCCCGAATGATGTCGTCCGGAAAGCGGAACCGGATGATGCGGCTGGGAACGCCGGCCACGACGGCATAGGCGGGAACATCCTGGATCACCACCGCCCCCGCCGCGATCACCGCTCCGTCGCCGACGCGGATGCCGGCGCGGATCACGGACTGCGCTCCGACCCACACATCGCTGCCGATATGGGTGTCCGGGAGGAAATTCCAGGGACGGCGCCTGGCGCCCCAATAGTCCGGATGGCTCGGAAAATGGCCCGCCGACACCGTGAAGGCATGGGTGGTGAGCCAATCCAGCGGGTGATGACCGACGCCGACATCGGCATTGCGTCCGAAGGCGGAGTAGCGGCCGATGGTGACGTTGCCGTGGATGCAGACGCTCGCGTTCAAGGCGCAGAAACCACCGATCTTCACGTTCGAATGGATTTCGACGAAGTTGTGGATGCGTATGGGGTGCTCGATGACAACCTGGTCCCGTATTTCCGCCGTCGGAGCAATGAGCGAGAAGCGCTTTTGATCGTCATCCATGGCTCTTTTCCTGTGGCTGGGCGGCGCGCGGGGCAGGCCCGGTCCACGGCCTCCACGCCAGGCCTTGCGGCGCCGCGACCGTGCCGAGCAACGCGACCGCGGCAATCACAAGGGTAGCCTGGACGCCGAGAGACTGCGCCAGCCTGCCCCACCCGGCGCTGCCGATCGTCATGCCGGAGGCGAACATGAAAATGAACGCGGCAACAGCTCGTCCACGCTCCTGGAACGGGACACTCTCGCGTGCGGCAATGCTGAGCGTGGTCATTCCCGCGAGCCAACAGCCGCCTGTCGCGACGGCGCAGGCGCAAGCCATCCAAAGCTCGACGGAGAACCCGAGCAAGACCATGGACACGCCGAAGCCGAACCCACTCAAGGCGAGAAGTCCTTTGGGAGGCGTCACCGCCCGCAGCGACGGGAGGACGAGCGTGGCCATGATCGCGCCAAGGCCAAGCGCCGTTGCGAGCCCCCCGAAGACCTCGACCCCCAAGGAGGGGCGCTGGCTTGCGATCGCCGGCAGCAACGCCCAGAGGGCGCTGGCGCACGAGGTGAAGAGGAAGCACGTGGCGGCGTTGGCCCGCAAAGGGTGAACCGCCGTTGCGGTTCGAATCGCCGCGTGGACGGCTGCGGTGAAGCTTTCAGGCCGATGCGCGGGTGGATGTGGCCAACGTCTGGCCAGGAGCAGCAACAGCGCCGCAGCAATCAGGCCCGCACTCGCCGCAAATGCCACGGGGACACCCGCTGCGAGGATCACGAAACTTGCGGTCGCCGGTCCGATCAGCCTGGACAGATTGAAGGCCGCGGCGCCGAGGGTGACCGCCGCCGGAAGCAATGCTGGCGGCACCAGATCGGGTGCCGCCACCTGCCAGAACACGGATGCCATTGCCGAACCAATCCCCATGATGAGGATGGGGAAAAGGAGCACAGGCGGCGATATTGGGCGCACGGCGGACGAGATCGCCAGCACGACGACCACAATGAACAAGCCGATATGAATTGCAATGAGCAGAGGGCGTCGGTGATACCTGTCGGCCAGGAAGCCGCTCGGCAAGGCGAGGAGCAGCATCGGGAAATATCCGGCCGCCTGAGTGAGGGCGATGAGATCCACCCTGTCGGTGATCGTCGCCATCAACCATGCCGCCGCAAAGCCCGACATGAGGACGCTGGTATAGGAGGCGAGCGCAGCGAGCCACGCCGAGCGGAAGGACGGCAGGCGGAGGGGCGACCATGGCGAGGCCGATGGGAGCCGATTCGAGGCTTCGCTGACCTCTGACCCGGTGAAGGACGTGGCGCCTCGGCTGCACCGCCACGACGGCCATCGAAGGCGCCGATACGATTGGATGGCGTGCCCGTGACGTCTCATGGTCGTCGTCAACTTCGCTGCGGGGGGCAGGATCGGCGGCTGGGAAGCCGCCGGCACGATTCGGGGGACCGCCGATCACGAAGGAACTTTTCCCGAAAGCAAGGCGCGTTCGGGCGAAAAGCCGCTTTGCTCTCACTCCTTGTTTCGACACGTCCTTGCGATCCCTGGCGAGTCCGCCAGATCGCAAAGCACTCTAAGCGCCCCATTCCTCGGTGTCGGCATAGGAGAGACGGTCAGCGAGGCTTGCGGGCACATCGCCCACATATCGATTTGGCGAGATGGCGTCGGATCGCGTCGCCGATGTCGGCAGCGCGCTGTCGTGGCCGGGCACCACGTCCTCGATGGCCTGGCAGAGCTCCTCGATCTCGGCATGGCTGTGTGCTGCGGTGAGACATACGCGAATTCCCGCCTTGCCGCGCGCCACTGTCGGAAAGAATGTCGCAGAGGTGTAGAAGCCTCGATCGAGGAGGCGCCTGGCGGCCCGGATCGCGGCATCCTCTTCGCCGATCGAAAGCATCCGAATCGGGAGTGGGGTCCGGCGCTGCCGGGTCTCGATGCGATCGTCGAAGCAAGAGACGCGTGCCGCCAGATCAGACTGCAATCTGGACAATTCGCCGCTGTCATGGAGCGCGGCGGAGGCAAGACCGGCGCCGACAGCCGCCAGATTGGGGGCAGCCGAAAATACATAGGGCTGCGCATGGCTCCGGAAGAGCTTCTCCTGCTCGGCGGTTCCCATCATGAGTATCCCCCCGGATGCTCCGAAGCCTTTGCCGAGCGAAGCCGCTATGATCGTCCGACTCCCGATTTCGTCCGGGAAGTGCGAGCGTGCATACCCCTCCCCCTTGTCGCCAAACAGGGAAATTCCGTGCGCATCGTCGATGTAGAGGAACAACCCGTATCGCTGCTGCAGGTCGATCAGCGCAGGGATCGGGGCGCTGCCACCCATCGAGTAGACTCCATCCGCGACATAGGCGACCTGCTTCCGCGTCCGGCACAGCTCTTCCAAGGCTTGCACGTCGTTGTGTGCGATCGTGACGATCTCGGTCTCCTGCGCCACCACCGCTTTGTGATGCGCGAGGGAGGCGTGACATAGACGGTCAAAGGCCACGAGCGGCTTCTCGCCACCGGTCAGCGCGCCGGAGGCGATCAGCGGCAGCGCTCCCATATTGGCCACCATCACGGTCGAGAAGGCGATGACGCGCGCCCGAAACATTGCCGATAGTCTTGCCTCGAGATCGCCGAGCAAGCCGAAGTTCAGTCGCGTGCGGGCGCAGGACCAGTGCACCGAACCATAGTCGCGAATTGCCGCTATGGCGCCCGCAACGATCGCGGGATGATTGTCGAGCCCGAGGTAGGAGCAGCGTACGAAATCGACAATGGAGCGCGAACGCAACGACCCGATGGGTTCAAATCGCCGACCGACGACCGGACGACCGTAAAGGCCCATGATTTGTTGCTCATAGGCCGCATCAAAGAACCCGCGGGTATATTCAATTACAAACGCCATATTTCCAAGTCCACGGCGATTGCTGAGATCAATGCTTGGCATTGTTCTTACCTCATTGAGTATTACACGGAATAAAAGCTCATTTCTGAGATACATTCGCAATATACAATACTATAATCTGTATATATTAGATCTATCAATATAGTAACTCCCGAACCATGACCAATATTTGACAATCTAGACTCTATAAATGATTGGATTTATGAAATTTCACAGACATGTATCACGGTGTTACAGGTCTACGCTCGCAAAAAGTTTGCCGACAAAATGCAATCTGGCGCGAATATATTGAGCATACTGGTGTTAAGCCGCGAGA
Encoded proteins:
- a CDS encoding ABC transporter ATP-binding protein; this translates as MAAIGLIDLSKDFGAALALDRMTLRIREGELVTILGPSGSGKTTVLSLIAGLIDPSNGSIFLGDRDVTRLPPARRNIGFVFQNYALFPHLSVFDNIAFPLSIRKRPSRDIQDRVRDMLALVRLDGFEERRPDQLSGGQQQRVALARALAFEPDVLLLDEPMGALDRGLRTELQAELRDLQRRLGVTTVLVTHDQEEALSLSDRVAVLALGQLQQIATPEEIYRRPRNAFVAGLLGAANILEGRMETGADGRRGLRAPTGELLRVDAPFEAQEGSRLQCLIRPEGLRVALRDDSEGALRAVVSDAVFLGQAARYHLTTEAGRSLVASSAPAGPSLLRRGDAVMVSWDEADIWVFPESDGAPGPR
- a CDS encoding extracellular solute-binding protein → MTLPTLAGPVTEIRILAGGGPSGRAVEQAYIKPFTAKNGVKVVRETLTAPPLGALRAIVASGHSDAVLLEVGGPGVAAAKRLGLIEPLDWAAIDPAPLYPEARDTHALGYQYFSVAAVWRADAKPIATWRDFWDVAAFPGRRSLPDNPYYALPIALLADGVPPEQLYPLDLDRAFRSLQRLEENVAVWWSTGQQPVQLLLDNEVQYAAAYSGRAVRDPRLRYTFNQGLLAVSYFVVPKGAPPEHKSAAWKLLHEMTLPQNQAVAAGIVSYTGSSTDLDSLLPADRLAEFPTARENRQKQIPANDQYWSDHSDMVEQRWQEFKLGL
- a CDS encoding ABC transporter permease, which translates into the protein MHGWLDKRRSIRSLGYVLPLLILMLFAFDLPMLGVLAFSLSPPDVTLAAYREILETPSYLRIIGRTVGIAALTTLICVAVAYPVAYWMRGLSARGRLLAVALIVTPFWVSVLVRTYALIVLLGSAGIVNSILLYAGLASKPIPFLYNTVGVTIGTVNALLPLAILPLFAAMARVDERLLQAAATLGADEATIFRRVLLPLTFPALATASILVFSMTLGFYVTPAILGGGRVPMIVSLLDLFINRLPRWELACALSIGLMGIAVGGYCLSLGIGRPQREIR
- a CDS encoding ABC transporter permease is translated as MAGRQGAEGHARATSAAWHRPRATRLVSRGLAVLFALVVAFLCGPAAIVVSMSFSSASSLQFPPPGLSLRWYAAFLTDPGWLAAVRTSFAVAFVASVGALIVGSLGAYGLVRGSFRGRSTMAFNAIAPLMVPHIVLAIALYILFARTGLLGTLTGLMIAHTVLAVPYVVLVMTAALRAFDVRLEQAAYTLGASWRVFVWRILLPNLLPSLAIAWIFAFATSFDEVTVTVFLAGPYETVPKRMFSELMVEVDPIITVVASLTIALSLIGIAAMAPVARRLGMLPLGHALSRPSN
- a CDS encoding SDR family oxidoreductase, coding for MTLITGASRGIGLAIAERLVADGHEVIHLSRSRARGCPGMWYAVDLSDEVATERVLAEVTQRHRIDNLVNNAAAVSVSGIDDLSWPDLRRLIELNVRAVLQCIQAVTPQMRQRRHGRIVNLGSRAALGKTHRTLYGMTKAGVIGLSRSLALELAPDGITLNAVSPGPIETEMFRQNSKADDPAVQHLTRSIPVGRMGRPEDVAAAVAFFLQADAGFITGQNLYVCGGLSLGAASI
- a CDS encoding CatB-related O-acetyltransferase; translation: MDDDQKRFSLIAPTAEIRDQVVIEHPIRIHNFVEIHSNVKIGGFCALNASVCIHGNVTIGRYSAFGRNADVGVGHHPLDWLTTHAFTVSAGHFPSHPDYWGARRRPWNFLPDTHIGSDVWVGAQSVIRAGIRVGDGAVIAAGAVVIQDVPAYAVVAGVPSRIIRFRFPDDIIRDLLDVRWWELPLREINDLPFDDVQACIGRLRAMRAARLPRGDDPTTAVE
- a CDS encoding MFS transporter translates to MRRHGHAIQSYRRLRWPSWRCSRGATSFTGSEVSEASNRLPSASPWSPLRLPSFRSAWLAALASYTSVLMSGFAAAWLMATITDRVDLIALTQAAGYFPMLLLALPSGFLADRYHRRPLLIAIHIGLFIVVVVLAISSAVRPISPPVLLFPILIMGIGSAMASVFWQVAAPDLVPPALLPAAVTLGAAAFNLSRLIGPATASFVILAAGVPVAFAASAGLIAAALLLLLARRWPHPPAHRPESFTAAVHAAIRTATAVHPLRANAATCFLFTSCASALWALLPAIASQRPSLGVEVFGGLATALGLGAIMATLVLPSLRAVTPPKGLLALSGFGFGVSMVLLGFSVELWMACACAVATGGCWLAGMTTLSIAARESVPFQERGRAVAAFIFMFASGMTIGSAGWGRLAQSLGVQATLVIAAVALLGTVAAPQGLAWRPWTGPAPRAAQPQEKSHG
- a CDS encoding aminotransferase class I/II-fold pyridoxal phosphate-dependent enzyme; this encodes MPSIDLSNRRGLGNMAFVIEYTRGFFDAAYEQQIMGLYGRPVVGRRFEPIGSLRSRSIVDFVRCSYLGLDNHPAIVAGAIAAIRDYGSVHWSCARTRLNFGLLGDLEARLSAMFRARVIAFSTVMVANMGALPLIASGALTGGEKPLVAFDRLCHASLAHHKAVVAQETEIVTIAHNDVQALEELCRTRKQVAYVADGVYSMGGSAPIPALIDLQQRYGLFLYIDDAHGISLFGDKGEGYARSHFPDEIGSRTIIAASLGKGFGASGGILMMGTAEQEKLFRSHAQPYVFSAAPNLAAVGAGLASAALHDSGELSRLQSDLAARVSCFDDRIETRQRRTPLPIRMLSIGEEDAAIRAARRLLDRGFYTSATFFPTVARGKAGIRVCLTAAHSHAEIEELCQAIEDVVPGHDSALPTSATRSDAISPNRYVGDVPASLADRLSYADTEEWGA